A region of Homo sapiens chromosome 17, GRCh38.p14 Primary Assembly DNA encodes the following proteins:
- the KCNAB3 gene encoding voltage-gated potassium channel subunit beta-3 isoform X4, which translates to MGVAGQPTPSAFLSGPLRLLEMAAKTPSNFTKNLGKSGLRVSCLGLGTWVTFGSQISDETAEDVLTVAYEHGVNLFDTAEVYAAGKAERTLGNILKSKGWRRSSYVITTKIFWGGQAETERGLSRKHIIEGLRGSLERLQLGYVDIVFANRSDPNCPMEEIVRAMTYVINQGLALYWGTSRWGAAEIMEAYSMARQFNLIPPVCEQAEHHLFQREKVEMQLPELYHKIGVGSVTWYPLACGLITSKYDGRVPDTCRASIKGYQWLKDKVQSEDGKKQQAKVMDLLPVAHQLGCTVAQLAIGAEPADPADSDGNRRAPGKQAAFQEVVCRGRRDPTRCRCTRPSPAPRSRLSRSGSLHAAAGARLAPPTNESRLRVVIRMNKAISFCSGVERESSTPAPCCVFLGPSCKSRA; encoded by the exons GAACCTAGGGAAGTCTGGTCTTCGGGTATCCTGTCTTGGCCTAG GTACCTGGGTCACATTTGGTTCTCAGATCTCAGATGAG aCAGCAGAGGATGTGCTGACTGTAGCCTATGAGCATGGTGTAAACCTGTTTGACACCGCCGAAGTGTACGCAGCAGGAAA GGCTGAAAGAACCCTAGGGAACATCCTCAAGAGCAAAGGTTGGAG GAGATCAAGCTATGTCATCACTACCAAGATTTTTTGGGGAGGACA GGCAGAAACCGAGCGAGGTTTAAGCCGAAAGCACATCATTGAGG GCTTGCGAGGATCCCTGGAACGCCTCCAGCTGGGATACGTGGACATTGTCTTTGCCAATCGCTCAGACCCCAACTGTCCTATGGAGG AGATTGTGCGAGCCATGACCTATGTCATCAACCAGGGCCTGGCCCTATACTGGGGGACATCCCGATGGGGGGCTGCAGAAATCATG GAGGCCTACTCCATGGCCAGACAGTTCAATCTGATTCCTCCAGTGTGTGAACAAGCGGAGCACCATCTGTTTCAGAGGGAGAAGGTGGAGATGCAGCTGCCAGAGCTCTACCACAAGATTG GAGTTGGATCAGTCACTTGGTACCCTCTAGCCTGTGGTCTCATTACTAGCAAGTATGATGGGCGAGTCCCAGATACTTGCAGGGCCTCCATCAAG GGCTACCAGTGGCTCAAGGACAAAGTGCAGAGTGAAGATGGCAAGAAGCAACAAGCCAAAGTCATGGACCTTCTTCCTGTCGCTCACCAGCTGGGCTGCACCGTGGCCCAGCTTGCTATTG GTGCTGAGCCAGCTGACCCCGCAGACAGTGATGGAAATAGACGGGCTCCTGGGAAACAAGCCGCATTCCAAGAAGTAGTCTGTCGCGGGCGCAGGGACCCAACCCGGTGTCGCTGCACCCGCCCGAGCCCCGCTCCTCGCAGCCGCCTCTCCCGCTCCGGATCCCTCCACGCAGCGGCCGGAGCCAGACTAGCCCCGCCCACCAACGAGTCCCGGCTTCGAGTAGTGATACGCATGAACAAAGCCATATCCTTTTGCAGTGGGGTCGAGAGAGAAAGTAGCACGCCCGCCCCCTGCTGCGTCTTTCTAGGCCCTTCTTGCAAATCCCGGGCATGA
- the KCNAB3 gene encoding voltage-gated potassium channel subunit beta-3 isoform X7 — protein MGVAGQPTPSAFLSGPLRLLEMAAKTPSNFTKNLGKSGLRVSCLGLGTWVTFGSQISDETAEDVLTVAYEHGVNLFDTAEVYAAGKAERTLGNILKSKGWRRSSYVITTKIFWGGQAETERGLSRKHIIEGLRGSLERLQLGYVDIVFANRSDPNCPMEEIVRAMTYVINQGLALYWGTSRWGAAEIMEAYSMARQFNLIPPVCEQAEHHLFQREKVEMQLPELYHKIGVGSVTWYPLACGLITSKYDGRVPDTCRASIKGYQWLKDKVQSEDGKKQQAKVMDLLPVAHQLGCTVAQLAIAWCLRSEGVSSVLLGVSSAEQLIEHLGALQVLSQLTPQTVMEIDGLLGNKPHSKK, from the exons GAACCTAGGGAAGTCTGGTCTTCGGGTATCCTGTCTTGGCCTAG GTACCTGGGTCACATTTGGTTCTCAGATCTCAGATGAG aCAGCAGAGGATGTGCTGACTGTAGCCTATGAGCATGGTGTAAACCTGTTTGACACCGCCGAAGTGTACGCAGCAGGAAA GGCTGAAAGAACCCTAGGGAACATCCTCAAGAGCAAAGGTTGGAG GAGATCAAGCTATGTCATCACTACCAAGATTTTTTGGGGAGGACA GGCAGAAACCGAGCGAGGTTTAAGCCGAAAGCACATCATTGAGG GCTTGCGAGGATCCCTGGAACGCCTCCAGCTGGGATACGTGGACATTGTCTTTGCCAATCGCTCAGACCCCAACTGTCCTATGGAGG AGATTGTGCGAGCCATGACCTATGTCATCAACCAGGGCCTGGCCCTATACTGGGGGACATCCCGATGGGGGGCTGCAGAAATCATG GAGGCCTACTCCATGGCCAGACAGTTCAATCTGATTCCTCCAGTGTGTGAACAAGCGGAGCACCATCTGTTTCAGAGGGAGAAGGTGGAGATGCAGCTGCCAGAGCTCTACCACAAGATTG GAGTTGGATCAGTCACTTGGTACCCTCTAGCCTGTGGTCTCATTACTAGCAAGTATGATGGGCGAGTCCCAGATACTTGCAGGGCCTCCATCAAG GGCTACCAGTGGCTCAAGGACAAAGTGCAGAGTGAAGATGGCAAGAAGCAACAAGCCAAAGTCATGGACCTTCTTCCTGTCGCTCACCAGCTGGGCTGCACCGTGGCCCAGCTTGCTATTG CGTGGTGTCTCCGCAGTGAGGGTGTCAGCTCTGTCTTGCTGGGGGTGTCGAGTGCGGAGCAGTTGATAGAACACCTGGGCGCGCTACAG GTGCTGAGCCAGCTGACCCCGCAGACAGTGATGGAAATAGACGGGCTCCTGGGAAACAAGCCGCATTCCAAGAAGTAG